GATATCCAACAGATTTACGCCATCTTTAACCAAGCCCTCTAGAGGCGTCAGCAAATGCTGAATTTGCTTTAATTTACAGAGTTGGGGCGGTTCAGGTTCCGCTACGCTGTGGCAGTATTTGCGCAAAATAGAAAGGAGATGTTGGACAACCAGGTCGTGTTCAAATCGGTCCTTATCGCTGTCAAGCAGGGATATCCCCAATTTATAATCAGTTGCCGGGTCTTTTCCCCGAGGTGCACTACCGGCCAAAGCAACTGTGCTAATACACCCGTCTTTACCAGCCGCTAAGCGCTCAGGCGAAGCCCCAAGAAAGCAACTTTTTCCGCGGGAAAAGGCAAATAAATAGGCATCGGGGTAAGATTCTTGTAAATATCCGAGAATACTTCCCGGGCAGCAATCCGCGCTCAGTGATTCAGAACGAGCGAGAACTACTTTTTGAAACTCGTTGCGCTTGATTGATTCGACCGCCCCTACTACACGCTGCTGCCAAGCCATTTGGCCTGCACAATTTTGGCTAAAATCAGACTCCACCGAAAACACATTATCATTCGCAGAAAGGTCAGAGCTACGAGACAAAATATGCTGCCACCACGCCTTCACCCGCTCCGCAGTCTGATTGCATTCTGTTTGATCGGTAACGATAAAATTCATTACCAGATAACTGCGATCCCCTTCACAGTAAAGGGCCAACTCGGGCAACGTAAGCGCCCCTGCGGGAAAGTCTTGCCACAAGGATGAGGAATCTTTTTGGCTATCAAAAGCAAACCCACCACACAAAACCGGCCGATGCCCCCCGCTTACCACAGCGGAGGGCAGTAATTTTTGCCAATTGGCTTGGATTTCAGACCAAGATTCCCCTGGGGCACAACTAAATTCACAGGCAGAGCCAAAGGTCACAGCATATTCATCTCTAGAGGGCACACCCCACAGAGACGCGAATCTTTCATGCTGATAGCCGGTGGCAAACAACCCTATTGGGTTGCGTCTATGACATGGAGTTGAAAACGATGCCAGAACCTCTGGCTGTCCCTGGCTTACCCTGGACTTGGCTTCCTGCAAACAGGCTTCCAGGCCAGCATATTTAGAGCGGCCCTTCATACACCTTCCTCAACGGGCAAGCCGCGCTCAGCGCGCCAATGCAGCTTTTGTTGATTGATAAACCAGTGAATAATCCCGGTAAAAAGCTGCTCTATATAATCTGCGGAAAGTTGTTCTTTCTCAGCCCAACGACGGCGGTCAATCAACATATCCGCAACCCGGTCTGGAGCAGGAATACTCGTTTCATCCGGCTTGAACTGGGCTGCTGACAAAACATACCCCATACGCCGCTGCAACAGCCTGATGATCTCGCGATCAATGGAATCAATACCTTGGCGGATCTCATTCAGATTTTCACACTCCATTGGTAGCTTCGTTGCTTGCATAGAAACTCCATCACCTAAGCAGTTCATCTTCCCATCAATAATGAAACGTTATAACATATCATTTTTGAAATCAACGGGATGTTTGTTTTGGATTTGGGCGTCAGGGTGGAGAGAGAGTGTGCCACTTGTTACTAAAGAGAAATAATTCGAACATCATTAAAAATAACGATCCCGGATTAATCGAAGTAGAGATCCGCTATCTATTGAACGATGGAGAATATAGAGCCGCTCAACAGCCCTATTCTCCCAACAATTAATTTCGATAGCGTTACAAGAAACAGAAATATTTTATACGGCCAACATAACTTCACATACAGTTAGGCCAAGCGGAGCTTCTGAACAATATGGCCAACCACCAGATCGGGACAATCTGACAGATAAAAATGGTTACCTGCGTATTCTTTCAATTGGAACTCACCATTGGTCCACTGCTGCCAACCCCGAGCTTCATCGGTGCTCAACTCAGGATCATCCCGTCCTAGCATCGCGGTGATGGGACAATCTAAAAGTTGGTCCGAGGACATCTTGCTGGTTTCGATCAATCGATAATCCTGGCGTATAGCAGGAAGTAGTAGAGCTCTTAACTCAGGAATTTCCAATAATTCAGGAGAGGTGCCGCCAAGCTCAATGAGTTGTTGGCACAGAGATTCATCACTCAACTGGTGTACGTTTCCACTCTTTTGAAATTGTGGAGCTTCGCGCGCAGAGACAAATATGTGTTCAGGACCGCACAATTTTTCGCGATACAAGGAGAGAGCCAATTCATGAGCAACTGTAGCTCCCATACTGTGCCCAAATACTGCCCAGGGTTTATCGATGACAGGTTTAATAGCCCTACTTAACAAAGCAATTAAAGTTTGCATATCTGCGGGCATAGCTTCATTACAGCGTTGCTCCCTACCCGGTAAACATACGAGAACCAATTCTATGGAATCTGGCAATAATTTCACCCAGGGTCGATAAAGTGATGCTGTACCACCAGCATGAGGCAAACACAATAGTCGGATAGCAGCTTTAGGTTGAGGGCGAGGGATTTGTAGCCAAGCGCCGGACATAGATTTATCTCAATAAGAAATTTGAAGCCGTGAATACTAACTGTTAATTCTTAATTTAGAAATCTGAAGAAGATTCAAAAAATCACCCGCCTGCTCCCCCCAAACATTTCAAGAGACCAGCATGGAAAATAATTTACTTAATGGTTACACGCCTCACCCAAAGGAACTAGAGGCTTTCTATCAGCAACAAGGAATTTGGGATAACCAACCTATTTGGGAACTGATCACGCGTAATGCGAAAAACTTTCCCAATCGATGCGCAGTTCGGGACCTATCGGAACAATTAACTTACGCAGAATTGGTTAACGAGGCCGATAGTATTGCTGCAGGCCTGGTGGAACAAGGCTACAAAGCTGGGGAGCGGGCAATACTCCAGTGGAGCAATCAGGTAAGTTTTATCACTACTCTACTCGGTTTATTTCGAGCGGGACTGGTTCCTGTTTTAGCTTTACCTGCACATCGCCAAAATGAAATATGCCATTTTGCACAGGTCTCGGGCGCCAGTATCTATGTCGCTTCAGGAACGGAAAGTGATGAGAGTAGTCACAACATGATAGAACAAATTGCCTCGCAATCTCCGACTTTGCGAGGCATATACAGCTCTGATGAAAATGACACATTCCCCTCCCTGCCCAGAAGAGAATGCCAAGGCTTCACCCCTGTTCCCGTAGACCCCAACGCCCCAGCCCTATTCCTCGTTTCCGGTGGCACTACAGGACTTCCGAAACTTATTCCACGCACCCACAATGACTATCGCTACAACATTACCTGCGCTACGGCTGCTTGTAATTTAGGAAAAGATGAAATCTATCTGGCAGTACTCCCCGCCGCCCATAATTTTCCACTGGGTTGCCCCGGCATTCTGGGCACGCTATCCATGGGTGGGCAGGTAATATTTACCAAAGATGCAAGCCCGGACTACTGCTTCGAGCTGATAGAGCGTTACGGCGTAACCGCCACAGCCCTGGTCCCAGCACTGGCTCAAGTCTGGACTGCAGCGACAGAATGGGAAGATACTGATTTAAGCTCTCTCCGCTTACTTCAAGTTGGTGGCTCAAAGCTGAGTCCAACTGACGCCAATGCTGCGATAGATGCTTTTCCCGGTGCACTACAGCAGGTATTCGGTATGGCCGAAGGGTTGATTTGTTACACCCATCGCGAAGATAACAATGAAACCATCACCGATACTCAAGGAAGACCTATGAGTTTCCTCGACACTCTAAAAGTGGTTGATGAGTATGGGCAGGAAGTGAAAGCCGGAGAAGAAGGAGAACTACTCACTCGCGGCCCCTATACACTGAGAGGCTATTACCGTGCTGAAGAGCATAATCGACGCGCTTTTACCCCAGATGGTTTCTATCGCAGCGGCGATCGTGTACGCATTCTAGATAACGGCAATATTGTAGTTACTGGACGACTCAAAGATGTTGTAAATCGGGGCGGGGAAACTTTTGCATGTGATGAAATTGAAGAGCATCTACTCGCCCATCCCAGCATTCAACAAGCAGCTATCATTCCCTTGCCAGACCAAGAGATGGGAGAGCAAGTTGGAGCGACTATCGTATGTGTAGATAAAGCGCCAAGCTTGCAAACGTTGCGCGACTTCTTAACCGAAAGAGGCCTGGCCAGCTTTAAGCTACCTGAGCAGCTTAAAGTGTTAACTCGTCTGCCGGTTACCGCAGTCGGGAAAGTTGATAAGAGGAAGCTCTTAGATCTTATAGATTAGTACTAATTGAGAGATTGAGTTCCCATATTTATGAAAGTATGGCTTTAATCCATACTTTCATTTTAAATGAACAAGAAGTATAAATCAGAATATAAAGGATATACCAACTTGCAGCACATTAAGATTCCTTAAGTCAAATTCTATATGGTCAAAGTCATTTATATAATACTCCCCCACCTTACCAACATTGTGCAGCATGTATTCGGCACTTATACGCAAAGAGTTATTTAAGTTGTAGCGCGCACCTAGACCTACATGGAAATAGCTTTTACTAAATTCTGTTGTCCCATAATAGTTACCGCCGGCGTAAAATTCAGCCATAGTATATGACCAGTCCAGCTCCGCAAAACTATAGCCCAACAACAAATACATACAGGACCTGTCGCAATACCAAGATAAATCCAGAGTTCCAGTAATTGAAAATACATCCAAGCGATGTTTCTGATTGACCTGGTATCGCTCAATAACTGTAACTTCGTCATCAATATAATCGATATTTTCTACCGATGTCGATCGCCCTAAATTTGTTCTGCCATAGCTAAAGCGAAGTTCAAACGGGTAGCCATTGAAGTCGATCCCGATATCAATACTGCCCCAAGGCTCACTTCCTGAATTGGTAGTTTTGTAGTAACTATACTCGTAAAAATAATCGTAGTAGTATGGGTCATAAAGTACGCCTACAGTACGATAATCCTGCTTAACCTCCAGCCTGTTAACCCCACCATTCAGTGAAACATAAGGACGAAACCCCCACGGGTTTAC
This DNA window, taken from Microbulbifer sp. VAAF005, encodes the following:
- a CDS encoding isochorismate synthase translates to MKGRSKYAGLEACLQEAKSRVSQGQPEVLASFSTPCHRRNPIGLFATGYQHERFASLWGVPSRDEYAVTFGSACEFSCAPGESWSEIQANWQKLLPSAVVSGGHRPVLCGGFAFDSQKDSSSLWQDFPAGALTLPELALYCEGDRSYLVMNFIVTDQTECNQTAERVKAWWQHILSRSSDLSANDNVFSVESDFSQNCAGQMAWQQRVVGAVESIKRNEFQKVVLARSESLSADCCPGSILGYLQESYPDAYLFAFSRGKSCFLGASPERLAAGKDGCISTVALAGSAPRGKDPATDYKLGISLLDSDKDRFEHDLVVQHLLSILRKYCHSVAEPEPPQLCKLKQIQHLLTPLEGLVKDGVNLLDILSDLHPSAAVGGLPRKKALKYIRENEDLDRGWYAGPVGWLNAEGEGEFAVALRSALITPGKVTLFAGCGLVEASLPAHEYRESCIKMRVIRDAIRSVSLVAEAAE
- a CDS encoding isochorismate lyase gives rise to the protein MQATKLPMECENLNEIRQGIDSIDREIIRLLQRRMGYVLSAAQFKPDETSIPAPDRVADMLIDRRRWAEKEQLSADYIEQLFTGIIHWFINQQKLHWRAERGLPVEEGV
- a CDS encoding alpha/beta fold hydrolase, producing MSGAWLQIPRPQPKAAIRLLCLPHAGGTASLYRPWVKLLPDSIELVLVCLPGREQRCNEAMPADMQTLIALLSRAIKPVIDKPWAVFGHSMGATVAHELALSLYREKLCGPEHIFVSAREAPQFQKSGNVHQLSDESLCQQLIELGGTSPELLEIPELRALLLPAIRQDYRLIETSKMSSDQLLDCPITAMLGRDDPELSTDEARGWQQWTNGEFQLKEYAGNHFYLSDCPDLVVGHIVQKLRLA
- a CDS encoding AMP-binding protein, whose translation is MENNLLNGYTPHPKELEAFYQQQGIWDNQPIWELITRNAKNFPNRCAVRDLSEQLTYAELVNEADSIAAGLVEQGYKAGERAILQWSNQVSFITTLLGLFRAGLVPVLALPAHRQNEICHFAQVSGASIYVASGTESDESSHNMIEQIASQSPTLRGIYSSDENDTFPSLPRRECQGFTPVPVDPNAPALFLVSGGTTGLPKLIPRTHNDYRYNITCATAACNLGKDEIYLAVLPAAHNFPLGCPGILGTLSMGGQVIFTKDASPDYCFELIERYGVTATALVPALAQVWTAATEWEDTDLSSLRLLQVGGSKLSPTDANAAIDAFPGALQQVFGMAEGLICYTHREDNNETITDTQGRPMSFLDTLKVVDEYGQEVKAGEEGELLTRGPYTLRGYYRAEEHNRRAFTPDGFYRSGDRVRILDNGNIVVTGRLKDVVNRGGETFACDEIEEHLLAHPSIQQAAIIPLPDQEMGEQVGATIVCVDKAPSLQTLRDFLTERGLASFKLPEQLKVLTRLPVTAVGKVDKRKLLDLID